The following proteins come from a genomic window of Eulemur rufifrons isolate Redbay chromosome 24, OSU_ERuf_1, whole genome shotgun sequence:
- the OCIAD1 gene encoding OCIA domain-containing protein 1 isoform X1, whose translation MNGRADFQEPNAEVPRPIPYIGADYIPTEEERRVFAECNDESFWFRSVPLAATSMLITQGLISKGILSSHPKYGSIPKLIFACIMGYFAGKLSYVKTCQEKFKNLENSPLGEALRSGQARQPAPPGHYSRKSKYDSNVSGQSSFVTPPAADNMEREMLPRYEPIPFSASMNESAPSGITDHIAQGPDPNLEESPKRKSITYEELRNKNRESYEVTLTQKTDPSVRPMQETVPKKQVKVNKYGDTWDE comes from the exons ATGAATGGGAGGGCTGATTTTCAAGAGCCGAATGCAGAAGTTCCAAGACCAATTCCTT ACATAGGGGCTGATTACATTCcaacagaggaagaaagaagagtctTCGCAGAATGCAATGATGAAAGCTTTTGGTTCAGAT CTGTGCCTTTGGCTGCAACAAGTATGTTGATTACTCAAGGATTGATTAGTAAAG gaatacTTTCAAGTCATCCCAAATATGGTTCCATCCCTAAACTTATAT TTGCTTGTATCATGGGATACTTTGCCGGAAAGCTTTCTTACGTGAAAACTTGCCAAGAGAAGTTCAAGAATCTTGAAAATTCCCCTCTTGGAGAAGCTTTACGATCAGGACAAGCACGGCAGCCTGCACCACCTGG GCATTATTCCCGAAAGTCAAAATACGACTCAAACGTGAGTGGTCAGTCATCTTTTGTGACACCCCCAGCAGCAGACAACATGGAAAGGGAAATGCTTCCTCGCTATGAGCCAATTCCATTCAGTGCTTCCATGAATGAATCTGCTCCCTCTGGTATTACTGATCATATTGCCCAAG GACCTGATCCCAACCTTGAAGAAAGTCCTAAAAGAAAGAGTATTACATATGAGGAATTAAGGAATAAGAACAGAGAGTCATATGAAGTAACTTTAACACAAAAGACTGACCCCTCAGTCAGGCCTATGCAGGAAACAGTGCCAAAAAAACAAG TCAAAGTAAACAAATATGGAGATACTTGGGATGAGTGA
- the OCIAD1 gene encoding OCIA domain-containing protein 1 isoform X2 translates to MNGRADFQEPNAEVPRPIPYIGADYIPTEEERRVFAECNDESFWFRSVPLAATSMLITQGLISKGILSSHPKYGSIPKLIFACIMGYFAGKLSYVKTCQEKFKNLENSPLGEALRSGQARQPAPPGHYSRKSKYDSNVSGQSSFVTPPAADNMEREMLPRYEPIPFSASMNESAPSGITDHIAQVKVNKYGDTWDE, encoded by the exons ATGAATGGGAGGGCTGATTTTCAAGAGCCGAATGCAGAAGTTCCAAGACCAATTCCTT ACATAGGGGCTGATTACATTCcaacagaggaagaaagaagagtctTCGCAGAATGCAATGATGAAAGCTTTTGGTTCAGAT CTGTGCCTTTGGCTGCAACAAGTATGTTGATTACTCAAGGATTGATTAGTAAAG gaatacTTTCAAGTCATCCCAAATATGGTTCCATCCCTAAACTTATAT TTGCTTGTATCATGGGATACTTTGCCGGAAAGCTTTCTTACGTGAAAACTTGCCAAGAGAAGTTCAAGAATCTTGAAAATTCCCCTCTTGGAGAAGCTTTACGATCAGGACAAGCACGGCAGCCTGCACCACCTGG GCATTATTCCCGAAAGTCAAAATACGACTCAAACGTGAGTGGTCAGTCATCTTTTGTGACACCCCCAGCAGCAGACAACATGGAAAGGGAAATGCTTCCTCGCTATGAGCCAATTCCATTCAGTGCTTCCATGAATGAATCTGCTCCCTCTGGTATTACTGATCATATTGCCCAAG TCAAAGTAAACAAATATGGAGATACTTGGGATGAGTGA